The Hyphomicrobium sp. 99 genome contains the following window.
TCGTCCACATGATGATCCGCGTGCTCGACGAGGCGCGCTCGGTGAAGTTCTACGAGGCCTGCTTCGGTCTTGAAATCGCAGAGCGCAAAGAGTGGCCGGACTTCTCGCTCACCTACATGAGAAATCTCGAAACGGGTTTCGAAGTTGAGCTGACCGTCAACAAGGGCCGCACCGAGCCCTACAATCTGGGCGACGGCTACGGCCATATCGCTTTCGTCACGGGCGAGCTCGAAGCCGTCCACAAGCGGATCGCAGATGCCGGCTATCAGCCGAAAGACATCAAGACGATGAACTTCGAGGGCAAGCCCTTCGGCACGTTCTTCTTCGTCGAAGATCCGGACGGCTACAAAATCGAAGTTCTGCAACGCGGCGGACGTTTCCAATAACGAGCGGGCATAACGATCATGGCCGATGACGACTTCAAGTTCGATGCGGCAATGATGGGGCGTCTCGCAGGCGCATTGTCATTCGTCGTCGGCGCCGACCACGCCGCGACGAAAGCCCTGAAGACCGCATCAGAGACCGGTACCGAAAAAGACATCAAGGCCGCACGCACGCAATTCCTGCGCTTGAAGCCCGGTGACCGGCGCGCCGCGCTGACGATGCTGAACGATTAGCTGCCGCAGGTTGCGTGCGCATGGCCCTCATCCTCGAGCATGCGCTGCTTCCGATCTTCTTCGCGATTGTCGCCGCGCTCTATGCGTCCGTCGGACAGGCAGGCGGAACCGGCTACATCGCGATCATGGGCCTCGCAGGCTATGGCCCCGAGGTCATCAAGCCCACCGCCCTTGCGCTCAACGTCATCGTCGCCGCCATCGGATGCGCGAGATTTGCGCGCGCAGGTCTGCTGACGTGGCGAAGTTTCTATCCCTTCGCCATTCTCGGCGCACCGTTCTCGGTCCTGGGCGGCATCAGCGACTTGCCGCGCGGCCTCTATCAACCGGCGGTCGGAATATTGCTGCTCGCAGCGAGCGCATTGATGATCCGCTCTGTTGAGCGCGCGGCCGAGATCGATCGTGCCGCCGCCGCGACACCACCATTCTGGCCATCGCTCCTGGCGGGCGCCGTCGTCGGATACGTCTCTGGGCTGACAGGTGTTGGCGGCGGAATATTCCTCAGCCCACTCGTGCTCGCTTTCGGCTGGATCGCAACGCGTCAGGCGGCAGCCGTTTCCACGGTCTTCAATCTCTTGAACTCCGCCGCGGCCCTTGCCGCGATATGGACGGTGATACCCGCCATGCCGGAACCTCTCCCATGGTGGATGTTGGCCGTCGGGATAGGCGGACTGTTCGGCTCCGGACTCGGCATTCAATTCCTGTCGCCGAAGGCGCTACGCTACATACTCGCCGGCCTTCTTCTGGCGGCGGGCGTCAGAATGGTCTTCGCATAACGAGAATTCTAAAACCGCGATCCGCGCGAAGCGATGAGAGCACCCGTCAACGCATCGGCAAAATTTCGCCGCTCGTCATCCGTCAGGAATTGTCCGAACAGAACTTCCTTGCCTTGCGCGGCAAGCCGGAGTGACGTCCGCCCGTCAGGCCGGTCGACCGTGCAGCGAACGCGCGCCCAATAAGGGTTGAAATCGAACTCCTCGCGCTTTCCAGATGGATAGACGCGCGTCAGCTTAAGAAGCTCCGGCGACAGCGTCACCGTTTCGTAAAGCCGGCCCGAGCGATAGTTGAGCTTGAACGCCCAATAGATCAGCGCCACGTCGAGCCCGAAAAATCCGAAGACCGGCCATGCTCCCATCAGGAAGAAGACCATGCCGATGACGAAACTGACGAGACTGATCAGCGTCATCATGATCACAAAACCGCCGGGCGGCAGAGACCTGTGCGGGTGAAGCACAAACTGCGTCCCGTTCGAGGGTTGATTTTCGGACCGGTTATCGATCATTTCTGGTCATCCCCGTTGCGGGACTCTCGCGTGAATCTCTTTCCGAGGCCGCTGCGCATCAACGAACCGGAGCTCTGATGGCCAAAGCGTCCATGAAGATTGTACCTCCAAAGATCGGAAGTTCCGTTTCAAAAGGCAAGGCCGGAAAGCCGGGCGCCATCGCCGCAAGCAAAACCCGCAAACCGAAGCTTCTGGACGAAGCCCAAATCGCTGAGGTTTTCCGGCGCTTTCAAAAGGTAAACCCGGAACCCAAGGGCGAACTCGAGCACATCAATCCCTATACGCTCCTTGTCGCAGTCGTCCTTTCCGCACAGGCGACCGACGCCGGCGTCAACAAGGCAACGCGGCCCCTTTTCAAGGTGGTCGACACGCCGGAAAAAATGCTCGCGCTCGGCGAAGAGAAGCTGCGCGATTACATCAAGACCATTGGGCTCTATCGCGCCAAAGCGAAGAACGTTATCGGGCTATCGCAACGCCTCGTCCATGATTTCGGCGGTCAGGTTCCAGCCGATCGCGACGCGCTCGAATCTTTACCGGGCGTCGGCCGGAAAACCGCGAACGTCGTGATGAACATGGCGTTCGAGCATCCGACGATGGCGGTCGACACGCACGTCTTCCGCGTCGCCAATCGTATCGGCCTGTCGCACGGCACCACACCACTCGCCGTCGAAGAAGATTTGCTGCGCGTCGTGCCAACGGAATTTCTGATGCACGCGCACCATTGGCTGATCCTGCACGGCCGCTATCTTTGCAAAGCTCGCAAACCCGAATGCTGGCGCTGTGTCATCAGCGACATCTGTCTCTTTCCCGACAAGACGCCCGCGCCCTGAGCACACCCACCGTCATGCCGACGAAGGTCGGCACCCAGACAAGCATCAACAAGTTCGGTGGATGGATGCTGTGGGTTTCGAACGTGCCGCGCGCACCGGATGCGCTGACCGTTGTCTGGATCCCGGCCTGCGCCGGGATGACGGCGGAGCGGGACGAACACGTTTCAGAAAACAACATTGTCATCCCGGGCGAGCCGTCTTGCGAGACCCGGGATCCATTGGTCGACAGCGGTCCTGGGTCCCGGCTCTCCGCCGCGCTCCGGCCGGGATGACAAGGGTAGAGCAGGCGCGGTCGTGCTCGGTATCGCCACACCCACCGTCATGCCGACGAAGGTCGGCACCCAGACAAGCATCAACAGGTTCGGTGGATGCTGCGGGTTCCGAACGTGCCGCGCGCACCGGATGCGCTGACCGTTGTCTGGATCCCGGCCTGCGCCGGGATGACGGCGGAGCGGGACGAATATGCTTCAGAAAACAACATTGTCATCCCGGGCGAGCCGTCTTGCGAGACCCGGGAACCATTGGTTGAATGCAACCTAGCGGTCCTGGGTCCCGGCTCTCCGCTGCGCTCCGGCCGGGATGACAAGGGTAGAGCAGGCGCGGTCGTGCTCGGTATCGCCACACCCACCGTCATGCCGACGAAGGTCGGCACCCAGACAAGCTTCAACAAGTTCGGTGGATGCTGTGGGTTTCGAACGCGCCGCGCGCACCGGATGCGCTGACCGTTGTCTGGATCCCGGCCTGCGCCGGGATGATGGAGGGTTGGATGTGAGCGCGCTGGCCTTGGCCTACGGATCCAACCGCATCGCGAGACCGGCCTTGGCCATGTAGTCCTTCGCTTCGGGGATCGAATACGTGCCGAAGTGGAAGATCGAGGCCGCAAGCACCGCGCTGGCATGTCCCTTCTCGACGCCATCGACCAGATGCTGCAGCGTACCGACACCGCCTGATGCGATGACGGGGATCTTCACGGCATCAGCAATGGCACGAGTCAACGCCACGTCGAAGCCGGCTTTCGTGCCGTCGCGATCCATGGATGTGAGAAGAATTTCGCCCGCTCCCAGCTCCGCAACTTCCCGCGCGTAGGCGATGGCATCGAGACCCGTCGGCTTGCGGCCCCCGTGCGTGAAGATCTCCCAGCGCGGCGGCTCGCCTTCCCCTGAAACTTTCTTCGCATCGATCGCGACCACGATGCACTGCGCGCCGAACTTCTCGCTCGCTTCCTTGACGAAGGCACGATTGGTGACAGCCGCGGTGTTGATCGAAACCTTGTCGGCGCCCGCTTCGAGCAGCTTGCGAATATCTTCGACCGTCCGGACGCCGCCGCCGACCGTCAGCGGCATGAAGCACCGGTTCGCCGTACGCTCAACGACGTCGAAGATGGTGTCGCGGTTTTCGTGGCTCGCCGTGATGTCGAGAAAGCAAAGCTCGTCCGCGCCAGCGGCGTCATAGGCCGCCGCTGCTTCGACCGGATCTCCAGCATCGATCAGATCGACGAAATTAACGCCCTTCACGACGCGGCCGTCTTTTACGTCGAGGCACGGAATGATGCGGATTTTCAGCATATTTGCAAAGTCAGCTTTCTGATGTCAGGTCCGGCAAGTATCACGGAGGCCGAGACGCCGTCGAGAATTTTAACCAGCCGCGCCGGAACTTTGGGCCGGGCTCACGCGTTGAATTGTCCCGCGTGATTGCGCAGGCCTCCGAGGAAATGAGACTAATGCCCGACGATTTTGCTCCGAAAAACCTTCGCGCCCGCCTCGACGCGGTGCAGGAGCGCATCGCTCAGGCCCGGACCCAACTCGCGGCCCATGGCATCATCGGTGACCAAACGGATGCCTTGACGAACTTCATCGATCAGCACGATGCGATCCGAAGTTCGCTCGACACTGAAGGCACCGTGACCGAAATCCAGCACAGCAAGGCATCGGCGCAGACCGATGCCCTCGAAAAAGCTCTGACCGACTGGCTTTCGACCGTCGAGAACCGCTTCGCCGATCCAAAGCGCCGCGAGCCGAACATTTCCATGTAACGAGACGCTTCTTGGCCTTTAAGCGCCGCGCTCCCGGAGCGCGGCGAATTTGATATCGGGGAATTTCTCGCTCTTGTATTTCAGCATCCACGGGTTCTCCGCGAGGAACACGAGCGCCCCGTCGCGATCCGTCGCAAGCTCGCCCCGGTGCCCATCGACGAACTTCTGAAGCTTCGCGGGATCGTCCGCCGAAACCCAGCGCGCCAATTCGTAAGGCGGTTGCTCGAGTGTGATCGGCACGCCGTATTCAACGGCGACGCGCGACTGCAGCACCTCGAACTGCAGCTGTCCGACGACACCCAGAATCTGCCGCCCGCCTGCAATCGGCGTGAACACTTGAACGATGCCTTCCTCGGCAAGATCGTCGAGCGCGCGGTTGAGCTGCTTCGCCTTCATCGCATCCTGAATGACGACGCGGCGCAAAAGCTCCGGCGCGAAATTCGGAATGCCCGTGAACTTCAGGGCTTCCTTTTCCGACAGCGTATCGCCGACACGAAGCGTTCCGTGGTTTGGCACGCCGATGATATCGCCCGCCCACGCTTCATCCGCCGTCTCGCGGCCCTGCCCGAAGAAGAACGTTGGCGACGACACCGTCATCGCTTTGTTTTCGCGCACGTGAATGAGCTTCATCCCGCGCTTGAAACGCCCCGAGCAAAGCCGCACGAACGCCATGCGATCGCGATGGTTCGGGTCCATGTTCGCCTGCACTTTGAAGACGAAGCCCGTCACCTGATCTTCGCCGGGCTCGACCGTCCGTTGCGTCGCGGCCCTTGGCAGAGGGCCCGGCGCCCATTGCCCGAGCGCATCGAGCAACTGCTCGACGCCGAAATTCTTCAGCGCGCTGCCAAAGAAGACAGGCGACAGATGTCCCTCGCGGAAAGCCGCGAGATCGAACTGCGGCAGAGCACCCTGCGCAAGTTCGACGCCTTCGATCGTCCGATCCGCAATGCGCTCGTCGATACCTTCGATCCGGCGCAATCCCTCGAACGTGTCGAGCGGCTGCGAATGCCCATAGGACGCCCCGCGCTCCGCGCTCTCCGGCAGCAGGATCTTGTTGCCCACGAGATCGAGGACGCCGCGGAAGTCGGAACCCATGCCGACCGGCCACCCCATCGGCACGAGATCGAGCGCCAGGTCCGACGCGATCTGATCGAGCAGCGTCAGCGGATCTTCGGCTTCGCGGTCGATCTTGTTGATGAACGTGATGATCGGAATGTCGCGCAGCCGGCAAACTTCGAAAAGCTTGCGCGTCTGGCTTTCGATGCCCTTGGCCGCGTCCATCACCATGACGGCGGCGTCGACGGCCGAAAGCGTCCGGTACGTATCTTCGCTGAAGTCGGAGTGGCCCGGCGTATCGAGCAGGTTGTAGACGATGCCGTTCCGCTCGAAGGTCATGACCGACGACGTGACCGAGATGCCGCGCTGCTGCTCGATCTGCATCCAGTCGGAACGCGTGCGGCGGCGTTCGCCGCGCGCCTTGACCGCGCCCGCCATCTGGATCGCTCCCCCGAACAGAAGAAGCTTTTCCGTCAGCGTCGTCTTGCCGGCGTCAGGATGCGAGATGATCGCGAATGTCCGTCGGCGCGCGATCTCGGGCGGCAACTCGGCCCCGGTAAGCGAGGATTGGTCCATCAAGTTCAAAGAATTCAGCCCTCGACCGGCGAAACGTGGCTCGGCTCGAGCCAGATCTGGTGATACTCGGCGGGCTTTCCGAAAACTTCGCCGACATGCAGCTCAACCAAGCCGTCGTCGAACTTGACGATCGGGAAAGTCTTGCCGACGCAGCCGCGGAAAAGCGTCACCAGCTGCTTGTTGTCCTTCGGTAGGTCCGCGGGGATTTTGATAACCCGGACCTTGTCACCAATGTTCATGCCGTCTCCAGAAGTGCGAGTGCTTCTTTGGGATCGATCCGCCCATCGTATAGTGCGCGTCCGGTAATCGCGCCTTCGAGCATGCGATATTCGGGCTTTATGAGCTCTCTGACATCGGCGATCGACGCGAGGCCGCCGGACGCGATCACCGGGATGCGCGTCGCATTCGCCAACGCCGCCGTCGCCGGCAGATTGAGGCCCTTCAGAACCCCATCACGCTCGATGTCGGTATAGATGATCGCAGCGACGCCCGCATCCTCGAACCGCTGCGCGAGATCGGCCGCAGTCAGCTCCGACGTCTCCGCCCAGCCCTCAACCGCGACTTTACCACCCTTCGCGTCGATGCCGACGGCAACCTGCCCCGGAAAGCGCTTCGCAGCCTCCCGAACGAGCGCCGGATCGCGAACCGCGATGGTGCCGAGAATGACGCGGCGGATGCCCTTTTCAAGCCAAGCCTCGATGGTCGCCAAATCACGAATGCCGCCGCCAAGCTGCGCCGGGATGGTGATCGCCTTCAAAATCGCCTCGACCGCCGCGCCGTTGACGGGCTTACCCGCGAACGCACCGTTCAAGTCGACGATATGGAGATACTTGAAGCCTTGCCGCTCGAAACTGGCCGCCTGAGCCGCCGGATCGTCGTTGAACACGGTCGCGGCGTCCATTTCGCCGAGCTTGAGCCGGACGCATTGGCCGTCCTTGAGGTCAATTGCAGGAAAAAGGATCAATTCGAGCTCGCCACCTTTTGTGATGGCCCGCGACGAACCATCCATAATTTCCGTCATGCCCGCGCAGGCGGGCATCTCTCCAAGCTGATGACGAACTCCAAACCAATGCTTGGACGGATCCCCGCCTTCGCGGGGATGACGTTTGAACAAGCAGCCATCAGATTGCTATCTTCAGGCGCGATCAATCGCGTATCGCGCCCGGCGTCAAGCACCCGCATTCACGCATTGCGGCCGGCTTGGCGAAGCCAAGTCGTAATGCGAAGACAAAAAAATCATGGCCATCGCATTCCTTAACGAGCCACCGCCCATCGTCGCACGGCGTCCCCTGACGGAGAACGACGCCGTCGACATCTGGATCGCGCGCTGGCTCAGGATCCGCCCGGTAGACCTGCAACGCCGCTATGCCTGCGATCCGCGCCGGCTCTACGAGATATGGGAAGAGGTGCGGTTCCCAGGAAGCCGCAAGCGGGCACTTGAGGAGTTCCAGACCCGTTTCCCCGGCCTCGAACCACGCTTCGATCCGGGCCCCCATCGGCGAATTCCCGCCGTACCGGATCCCAGCCAGCTAAGCCTCTTCCCCGAGGTTTGACTGCAGCGGGTGGAAAAATGCTAATAAATCAATCGCTTATTCTCTGCCCTTCACGGTTGAAGGCAGTGAAATCCATCGAGGAAGTGTAAGCAGGCGCATCGCAGCAGGCGCGCATCACGTCCGCAACCAGATCAAAAGTCGAAGAACTTC
Protein-coding sequences here:
- the nth gene encoding endonuclease III, which translates into the protein MAKASMKIVPPKIGSSVSKGKAGKPGAIAASKTRKPKLLDEAQIAEVFRRFQKVNPEPKGELEHINPYTLLVAVVLSAQATDAGVNKATRPLFKVVDTPEKMLALGEEKLRDYIKTIGLYRAKAKNVIGLSQRLVHDFGGQVPADRDALESLPGVGRKTANVVMNMAFEHPTMAVDTHVFRVANRIGLSHGTTPLAVEEDLLRVVPTEFLMHAHHWLILHGRYLCKARKPECWRCVISDICLFPDKTPAP
- a CDS encoding VOC family protein: MAKIVHMMIRVLDEARSVKFYEACFGLEIAERKEWPDFSLTYMRNLETGFEVELTVNKGRTEPYNLGDGYGHIAFVTGELEAVHKRIADAGYQPKDIKTMNFEGKPFGTFFFVEDPDGYKIEVLQRGGRFQ
- the hisA gene encoding 1-(5-phosphoribosyl)-5-[(5-phosphoribosylamino)methylideneamino]imidazole-4-carboxamide isomerase, with protein sequence MILFPAIDLKDGQCVRLKLGEMDAATVFNDDPAAQAASFERQGFKYLHIVDLNGAFAGKPVNGAAVEAILKAITIPAQLGGGIRDLATIEAWLEKGIRRVILGTIAVRDPALVREAAKRFPGQVAVGIDAKGGKVAVEGWAETSELTAADLAQRFEDAGVAAIIYTDIERDGVLKGLNLPATAALANATRIPVIASGGLASIADVRELIKPEYRMLEGAITGRALYDGRIDPKEALALLETA
- a CDS encoding sulfite exporter TauE/SafE family protein; translation: MALILEHALLPIFFAIVAALYASVGQAGGTGYIAIMGLAGYGPEVIKPTALALNVIVAAIGCARFARAGLLTWRSFYPFAILGAPFSVLGGISDLPRGLYQPAVGILLLAASALMIRSVERAAEIDRAAAATPPFWPSLLAGAVVGYVSGLTGVGGGIFLSPLVLAFGWIATRQAAAVSTVFNLLNSAAALAAIWTVIPAMPEPLPWWMLAVGIGGLFGSGLGIQFLSPKALRYILAGLLLAAGVRMVFA
- a CDS encoding peptide chain release factor 3; this encodes MDQSSLTGAELPPEIARRRTFAIISHPDAGKTTLTEKLLLFGGAIQMAGAVKARGERRRTRSDWMQIEQQRGISVTSSVMTFERNGIVYNLLDTPGHSDFSEDTYRTLSAVDAAVMVMDAAKGIESQTRKLFEVCRLRDIPIITFINKIDREAEDPLTLLDQIASDLALDLVPMGWPVGMGSDFRGVLDLVGNKILLPESAERGASYGHSQPLDTFEGLRRIEGIDERIADRTIEGVELAQGALPQFDLAAFREGHLSPVFFGSALKNFGVEQLLDALGQWAPGPLPRAATQRTVEPGEDQVTGFVFKVQANMDPNHRDRMAFVRLCSGRFKRGMKLIHVRENKAMTVSSPTFFFGQGRETADEAWAGDIIGVPNHGTLRVGDTLSEKEALKFTGIPNFAPELLRRVVIQDAMKAKQLNRALDDLAEEGIVQVFTPIAGGRQILGVVGQLQFEVLQSRVAVEYGVPITLEQPPYELARWVSADDPAKLQKFVDGHRGELATDRDGALVFLAENPWMLKYKSEKFPDIKFAALRERGA
- a CDS encoding DUF2244 domain-containing protein; the protein is MIDNRSENQPSNGTQFVLHPHRSLPPGGFVIMMTLISLVSFVIGMVFFLMGAWPVFGFFGLDVALIYWAFKLNYRSGRLYETVTLSPELLKLTRVYPSGKREEFDFNPYWARVRCTVDRPDGRTSLRLAAQGKEVLFGQFLTDDERRNFADALTGALIASRGSRF
- the hisF gene encoding imidazole glycerol phosphate synthase subunit HisF, which gives rise to MLKIRIIPCLDVKDGRVVKGVNFVDLIDAGDPVEAAAAYDAAGADELCFLDITASHENRDTIFDVVERTANRCFMPLTVGGGVRTVEDIRKLLEAGADKVSINTAAVTNRAFVKEASEKFGAQCIVVAIDAKKVSGEGEPPRWEIFTHGGRKPTGLDAIAYAREVAELGAGEILLTSMDRDGTKAGFDVALTRAIADAVKIPVIASGGVGTLQHLVDGVEKGHASAVLAASIFHFGTYSIPEAKDYMAKAGLAMRLDP